The genomic DNA ccataaacaatctctctctctctctctctttcttttggaGCAAatcggcaaaaaaaaaaaaaaaagcaacggCCAAAGCAATGAGGAAGGATGATCTATGCATCACTGTACCTACGTTTTTCCGATGTCCTATATCACTCGACGTTATGAAATCTCCGGTGAGTCTTTGTACCGGTGTTACTTACGATCGAGCAAGTATCCAACGGTGGCTAGACGGCGGGAACAACACTTGTCCCGCGACGATGCAGATTCTTCAGAACAAGGATTTCATACCTAATCGGACTCTTCAGCGTTTGATAGAGATTTGGTCTGATTCCGTTCGTCGTCGAGCTTGTGTTGAATCGTCGGCGGAGTTAGCTGCTCCGACGAGAGATGAGATCTCCGATGCGATTGATAGAGTCAAGATCGAGAAAGAGGACCGTGACGATCGCGAGGTTTTGTCTAAGATCGTTCGATTCGGGagagaatctgatgataacaGAGGGTTTCTCGCCGGAAAAGATGATTTCGTGAGGCTTCTCGTGGATCTGATTGACCAGGTCGGTTTCGAAACCACCTCCGCCGCGAAATCGCTGGTTGTTCAAGAGGCGGTTAAGATTCTGAGTTTGGTTCGTACCAAAATCTCAGATCGGAGACGgttttctaatcttattttaacCAACGGTCGAGATCGGTTAACGGTTATCGTCTTCTTGTTTCGAACCGGGAATGTCGAATTGAAGATCGATTGCGCCGGTTTACTCGAGTTCATCGCCGTCGACGCTGAATCAAAGCTTTTAATCGCTGAGAGAGATGGATTAGTGACGGAGCTAATGAGATCGATTAGTAAAGACTCCGATTCGAGCTTGATCGAATCGAGTCTATCGTGTTTGATCGCGATTAGCTCACCGAAGCGCGTGAAACTAAACCTGATCCGAGAGAAACTCATCGGAGATGTGACGAAACTGTTATCAGATCCGACGGCGTCGAGCGTTTCAGTCACCGAGAAATGTCTGAAGCTTCtcgagattctagcatccaccAAGGAAGGGAGATCGGAGATTTGCGGCGGAGACGGAGAGTGTTTGAAAACGGTTGTTAAAAAGCTGATGAAAGTGTCGACGGCGGCGACGGAGCACGCCGTGACGGTGCTGTGGAGTGTTTCTTATCTTTTCAAAGAGGATAAAGCATTGGAAGCCGTTACGAGTGCTAACGGAGTTACGAAGATTCTGTTACTGTTACAGAGCAATTGCTCTCCCGCCGTTAGACGAATGTTAACGGATCTTCTAAAGGTGTTCAAGGTGAATTCAAGATCTTGCCTTTCGGCTTACGACACCAAAACGACACATATCATGCCgttttgatcaatttttttttttttttttactcacttTAATTAGGGTTCGTTCTTTAAAATTTGTTCCTTGGGAAGGAAAAAAGTGAGAAATTGTAAacaaattgaaattttgaatagtgaatataaactaaaaacaaaaaaagaaagaagattcaaTTCATTGTAGTCAAATTATTCTGTTATTACTGTaaagtaaaaatcaaaataatgatGTTCTTGAATTTTCCAATCATATTGTTAATTCGTATCATTTGatatggaattgtttttttttatttattaaataagaatGTCGATGATTATTCTGTTGGTAATAATAGGTCCAAAATTGTCAAAAAGAGATGAATACGTCATATAGTTCCCATCGACCCACAATTTTGTAACGATGTAACATGTGATTTTCAATTCATCTTTAGAAGATTCGAATACATGATACACGACATAGACATAagcctatatatataagtcataATCATCTTTATCTTTTCCTCATCTTGTGGTATTATTTTTTTGCGTTATAAAGTCCATTATAGTTTTTCAGAAACTATAGTCTCTCACTAACAAAATTTGAACGGATCAAACTAACtgtctttgtaaaaaaaaaaagacatggtttttatttgttcatgtAAGTTCACTCTCGTTTTCTCTAAATGTTTCTTCCTACAAACTTAAAGTTTGGAATGGTAATGAGAAACCCATAAATGAGCTGGTATCGGACCACTTTTATTAAatacagaaaataaattataagtatacaaccatttaaatgttatttattgCCTTTATAACATTATTGACTATATACGTCTAACGACTTTTGGTGCATGTGTTTGGAATTTTAAGTATTGC from Camelina sativa cultivar DH55 chromosome 2, Cs, whole genome shotgun sequence includes the following:
- the LOC104743531 gene encoding U-box domain-containing protein 27 — encoded protein: MRKDDLCITVPTFFRCPISLDVMKSPVSLCTGVTYDRASIQRWLDGGNNTCPATMQILQNKDFIPNRTLQRLIEIWSDSVRRRACVESSAELAAPTRDEISDAIDRVKIEKEDRDDREVLSKIVRFGRESDDNRGFLAGKDDFVRLLVDLIDQVGFETTSAAKSLVVQEAVKILSLVRTKISDRRRFSNLILTNGRDRLTVIVFLFRTGNVELKIDCAGLLEFIAVDAESKLLIAERDGLVTELMRSISKDSDSSLIESSLSCLIAISSPKRVKLNLIREKLIGDVTKLLSDPTASSVSVTEKCLKLLEILASTKEGRSEICGGDGECLKTVVKKLMKVSTAATEHAVTVLWSVSYLFKEDKALEAVTSANGVTKILLLLQSNCSPAVRRMLTDLLKVFKVNSRSCLSAYDTKTTHIMPF